In Bradyrhizobium paxllaeri, the genomic stretch CGGCCGCCAAGGCGACCGGATGCGACGCCATTCATCCGGGCTATGGCTTCCTCAGCGAGAATGCTGCGCTCGCCCGGCGCTGCATCGAGGAGACCATCGTTTTCGTCGGGCCGTCGCCCGAGGCGCTGGAGCTGTTCGGCGACAAGGCGCAGGCCAAGGCGCTGGCCAGGCAATGTGGCGTGCCTGTTATCGAGGGCACCAGCGGGCCGACCAGCCTGGAGGAGGCCAAAGCCTTCCTGCAGTCGTTGGGCGCCGGCGGTGCCGTCATGATCAAGGCGATCGCCGGCGGCGGCGGCCGCGGCATGCGGATCGTCGACGATCCGGCGCGGCTGGAGGAGGCCTATGTGCGCTGCCAGTCCGAGGCCAAGGCTGCCTTCGGCAGTGACGGCGTCTATGTCGAGCGTCTCATTCGCAATGCCCGTCATATCGAGGTGCAGATCATCTGCGATCACCACGGCGCGATCAGCCATTTGTGGGAGCGCGAATGCACCATCCAGCGCCGTAACCAGAAGCTCATTGAGGTCGCGCCGAGCCCGTCGCTGAACGATGCCTTGCGCACGCGCATCATCGACGCCGCCAAGGACCTCGCGGCCGCCGCCAATTACGACAATCTCGGCACTTTCGAATTCCTCGTCGACAACGATGCCCGGGGCAGCGACAAGGCGTTCGCCTTCATCGAGGCCAATCCGCGGCTGCAGGTCGAGCATACCGTCACCGAGGAGGTGCTCGGGCTGGATCTCGTGCAGTCGCAGCTTGCGGTCGCGGCCGGCGCGACACTCGGCTCGCTCGGCCTCGCGCAGGGCTATATCCCGCGCCCGCGCGGCTTTGCGATGCAGCTCCGCGTCAACATGGAGGCGATGGACGAGACCGGCGGGACGAAACCGACCGGTGGTAGGCTGGACGTATTCGACTTGCCGTCCGGTCCGGGCGTTCGCGTCGATACGTTTGGCTACTCCGGTTACCGCACCAGCGCCGCCTTTGACTCGCTGCTCGCCAAGGTGATCGTGCATTCGCCTGGAGGTAACTGGACCGACGTGGTGCACAAGGCCACGCGCACGCTGCGCGAGTTCCGGATCGATGGCGTCGCCACCAACATCCCCTTCCTCGCGGCGATTTTGGCGCATCCGGATTTTGCCGAGAACCGTCTCAGCACCGGCTTCATCGACAAGCATGTCGCCGCCCTGGTCGGCGAGGCCAACACGACGGCGGAGACGGAACTGGTCGAATCCGGCAGCGCTGCCGATGACGAGACGCTCGCGGCCGCGGTGGCCGCATCGGCAACCGGCCCGGCAGGTTCGGTCGCGGTGCCGGCGCCGCTGCAAGGCACGATCGTCGCTGTTGACGTCGAGGAGGGAGACCTCGTTCGCCCCGGCCAGCAGATCGCCGTGCTCGAATCCATGAAGATGGAGCATCTGGTCACGGCGCCGCATGGCGGCCGGGTGTTGCAGATCGCAGCCGGCGCCGGCGTGACGCTGATGCAGGACGAGGCGATCCTCTATCTCGAACCGGCCGAACTCGACGCCCATGATATCGCGGAGGATGAGGATTTCGACCTCGATCACATTCGTCCGGATCTCGCTGAACTGATCGAGCGTCACGCCATCACGCTGGACGAGAACCGTCCGGCGTCGGTCGAACGCCGCCGCAAGACCGACCAGCGCACGGCGCGCGAAAACGTCGCCCATCTCGTCGACGAAGGCTCCTTTGTCGAATATGGCTCGCTCGCCATCGCTGCGCAGCGCCGCCGCCGCACGGTCGATGATCTCATCCGCAACACGCCGGCCGACGGCCTGATCTCCGGCGTCGCCACCGTGAACGCCGAAAAATTCGGCGCGGATGCCGCCCGCTGCATGGTGATCGCCTACGACTACACCGTGCTCGCCGGCACCCAGGGACATATGAACCACAAGAAGATCGACCGCATGCTCAGCCTGGCCGAGCAATGGCGGTTGCCGCTGGTGTTTTACGCCGAGGGTGGCGGCGGCCGACCCGGCGACACCGACCGGCTCGGCATGACCGGTCTCGATGGGCCGTCCTTCGTGCAGTTCGCAAAACTCTCAGGTCTCGTGCCGGTGATCGGCATCGTTTCCGGCTATTGTTTTGCCGGCAATGCCGCGATGCTCGGTTGCTGCGACGTCATCATCGCCACGAACAACGCCTCGATCGGGATGGGGGGACCTGCGATGATCGAGGGCGGTGGCCTTGGCGTCTATCATCCGGCCGAGGTCGGGCCGGTGTCGTTCCAGTCGCCGAACGGTGTGATCGACATCCTTGTCGAGGACGAGGCGGAAGCGACGAGCGCGGCGCAAAAGTACCTGTCGTATTTTCAGGGCGCGGTCGCCGACTGGAAGGCGCCGGACCAGCGCCTGTTGCGCCGCGCGATCCCGGAGAACCGCCTGCGCGTCTACGACATCCGCAATGTCATCGATCTTCTCGCCGACGAAGGCTCGGTGCTGGAAATCCGCCGGGATTTCGGCGTCGGCATGATCACCGCATTCATTCGCATCGAAGGCAGACCGTTCGGCCTGATCGCCAACAATCCAAAGCATCTCGGCGGCGCGATCGATGCGCCGGCCGGCGACAAGGCCGCGCGCTTCATGCAACTTTGCGATGCCTTCGATATCCCGATCGTCTCGCTATGCGACACGCCGGGCTTCATGGTCGGGCCCGAAGCCGAGAAGACCGCGATCGTGCGCCATGTCGCGCGCATGTTTGTGACCGGCGCGAGCCTGACCGTGCCGCTGTTCGGCATCGTGCTGCGCAAGGGTTATGGCCTGGGTGCGCAATCCATGATCGGCGGCGGCTTCCACGCCTCGTTCTTCACGGTGGCCTGGCCGACCGGCGAGTTCGGCGGCATGGGGCTGGAGGGTTATGTGCGCCTCGGCTTCCGCAAGGAGATGGAAGCGATCGAGGACCCGGCCGAGCGCGAGGACTATTACAAGTCCAAGGTCGCCGAACTCTACGCCAACGGCAAGGCAGTCTCGATCGCCTCGGTGCTGGAGATCGACGAGGTGATCGACCCCGCCGACACGCGGCAGTGGATCATGGCGGGCCTGCGCTCGGTGCCGAAGCCGGATAGCCGCGCGGCGAAGAAGCGGCCGTGCATCGACGCGTGGTAGCTCTTCGTAGGGTGGGCAAAGGCGCAATAGCGCCGTGCCCACCATCTATCGTCGAGCACGCTTTTTGATGGTGGGCACGCTATCGCTTTGCCCACCCTCATATGAGGCCTTTTGAGTCAAGCATCCCGACAGGGCTTGGATGTGATTTTTACGTTCGGTGGAGCGGCGGCGCGCGGAGCCATGCGTAGCGCAGCGTGCCGCCGCGGTCGGTGCGCTCAGGGACTGGCTTCCGGCGATTTATGCAGTTGCTCACTGCATCACCTCATATCCGGTCGGACCGCTGTGATCCGCACCCACATTCCGCATGCATGCGGCGAGGAAGCCACGAGGATGAGACCCATCTACGAAACAGCCTGTTTGCTGGCCCAAGGGTGGCACGGTCACCATCCATCCCGCGCTGACCGCGGCAGATGCCGCGACGCTGACGCGTTCGTTGAAAGTGTTTAGATCTTTACAGCCTTGAGCACCGCGCCTTCCGGCACGAGACCGGTCGTGAGGTAGCGCCACAGCGCCACCATCAGCTTGCGCGCCAGGGCGACGATGGCGACGCGCTTGATGCGCTTGCCGGCATCGAGCGTGCGCTTGCGGTACTCCAGGGTCAGCTTGCTGTCCGGCTGATGCCGCAGCCACAGCCAGGCCAGTTCGATCGCGGCACAGCGGGCGCGCGGATTGCCCGCCTTGCTGATGCCCTGGTCGCGGTCGATGCCGCCGCTCCGCCACGGACTGGGCGTCAGCCCGAAATAGCTCCCGACCTCGCGGCGATTGCGGAAGTCCTTGTAGAACACCTCGCTGGTCAGCGTCGTCGCGAACGCCGGGCCGAGACATTTGAGCCGGCGCAGCAGTTCGCTGCGCCGGGTCATCTCGGCTTCCGCAGGCATTGGCTCCGCTGCGGCCGCCTCCTGCGCGAGCGCATCGAGCCGATCGCGCACCAGCATCAGCCGCGCGTGCTCGTGTCGGATCTCGCTCAGCATCCGCGGCGGCACCGCCTGGCCTTGCCAATCCCGCTGCGTTGCCAGCCAGCTCAGCCAGTCGCGCCGCCGCGGGTTCCCGACCGCCATGCCCCGCAGCCGCAGCAGTGCCTTGATCCGGTTGGTGTGAGCGGTTTGCTCCTTGATCAGCCGGTCGCGTTCGCGGCTGCCGCGGCGCGCGTCCTCCTGTTCGGCTGCAGGCACCCGGACGATCCGCACCACCCGCGGCTCGCCGCGCAGATACGCCATCAGCGTGCGCAGCATCCGCTCGCCATCGATCCGGTCGGTCTTCACCCGCCGCGCCCGCTGGTCCACCGCAATGCTGGCGGGATCAAACACGTAGTTCGTGATGCCGGCCGCCAGCAGCAGCCGGTGCAGCCAGAACCCGTCGTGGCCCGCCTCGTAGCAGCTCGCCACCGCCGGAACGCCTCCCAGCGCTCGAGCCGCCCGCTCCCGAACCCGACCCACCAACGCCAACAGCTCGGCATGATCGCCACCCTCCAGCTTGTGGTGCGATATCTTGTCCTTGTCCGGGCTGTGCAGCGCGACCCGCCAGCTCCGCTGGCTCAGTTCGATTGCAACGAAAATTGTGCCAATATGGCCGGCGGTGGGCGTGGCTACGGTGGATGCTTGCATCTGACTCTCCGAGGGGTTCGAGTGTGGAAACCCAAACCTTATCGGAAAGGCCACGCTCACCGCCTCATGGAATCTACGGACTGCGGTGCTCGCAATGACGGTGGACGGTTTGACGCTCGCCGCAAGAAAACGCTATCCCAACCTCAACTCATCATATCCCTTCGCCGCCACCTCGTCGCACCTGGCACGGTACGCCGGCGCACTGCCGCTGTAGCGGGCGACGATGCGGGTCTGCTTGCCTTCGACGTTGGAATTGATGCCGGTCATCCAGGAATTGACCTCGTTGGACAGCAGGCCTTCGCCGAGCGCCTTGACGTGGTCGGTCCAGGATTTCACGCCCTCCGGCGTCGCCTCCAGCCGCGTCAGTCCCTTTTCCGTCGCGAACACGATCAGCCCGGTCACCCAGTCGACGCTGTATTCGATGCTGCGCGGAATGTTGCCGAGTGCCGTGTGCGGCCCCATCAGCATCAACATGTTCGGAAACTCATGCACCATGATGCCAAGATAGGTTTCAGGCCCGCGCTTCCACTTGTCCTTCAGCCGCGCGCCATCTGCGCCGCGAAAATCGATCTTGTCGAAGCTGCCGGTGATGGCATCGAAGCCGGTCGCGTAGATGATGATGTCGAACTCGTACTCCCGATCGCTCGTCCTGATTCCGTCCGGCGTGATCCGTTCGATCGGCGTTTCGTTGATATCGACCAGCTCGACATTGTCCTGGTTGTAGACCTCGTAATAGAAAGTCTCGAGCGGCAGCCGGCGCGTGCCGAAACCGTGATTCCTGGGGATCAGCTTTTCCGCCACCGCCTGATTCTTTACCCTCTGGCGAATCTTGCGCGCAACGAAGTCGGAGATCGTCGCGTTCGCCTTGCGGTCGATCAGTATGTCCCTGAAATTGCCCTGCCAGATGCCGAAACCGCGTTCGCCGTAAAGCTTCTCGTAAAACGCTTCGCGCTCCTCGTCCGACACCTCGAACGCGCCGCGCGGATCGGGCGTGTGCAGGAAGCAGGCAAAGGTCTCCTTGCAGCGCGCGAACATTTCCGGATAGCCCGCCTTGATCTTCGCCTGCGTCTCGGCGTCGATCTTGCCGTTGTGCAGCGGCGCGCACCAGTTCGGCGTGCGCTGGAACACGGTGAGATGGCCGACCTGTCCGGCAATGGTCTGGATGGTCTGCACGCCGGTGGCGCCGGTGCCGATTACGGCGACGCGCTTGCCGGAAAAGTCCACCGGCTGCTTCGGCCATCGCGCGGTGTGGAACGAGGCACCCCTGAAATCGTCGCGGCCCTCGATCCGCGGCAGCGTCGGCGTCGACAATGGCCCGATCGCCGTGATCAGGAAGCGCGCGCTGTGCCTGGCGCCATCCTCCAGTGTGATGGTCCAGCTCTGTGTTTCCTCCGCGTACACCGCGGTCGTCACCCGGCTGCGCAACTGGATATCGCGGCGCAGGTCGAACTTGTCGGCGACATGATTGAGGTAGCGCAGCGTTTCCGGCTGGCCGGCAAAGTGCTCCGACCACTCCCATTCTTGCAGCAGCTCCTTGGAGAACGAGTAGCCGTAGGAATAGCTCTCGGAATCGAAGCGCGCGCCGGGATAGCGGTTCCAGTACCAGGTGCCGCCGACCTCGGTGCCGGCCTCGAACACCCGCACGCGCAAACCCCGTTCGCGCAAGCGATAGAGCTGGTACAGGCCCGACATGCCCGCACCGATGATGATGGCGTCGAAATCCGGAATCGGCGTCGCTCCCGTGTTGATCGTTTGCGCCAAGGCTATCCGCTCCCGCGCTCGCGGACAAACCCCGCATGGACGCGTGGCAGGGTTGCTGGTTTGCCGCCAGCCGGCCCCCGTCGGCTTTACTCGCGACCGCATCTGCCCCTATCGTCAGAGGTATGGAGCGCCCGGCAAGCGCCGACGGCAGGAGGGGAGGGAAACGATGGCTGAGGCGCTGCGCAAGCTGGCCTCGATCGACGTCAGCGATCCCCACCTCTATCAGGACGACATTTGGCGCCCGCTGTTCGCGCAATTGCGCCGCGACGATCCCGTGCATTATTGCGAGGCCTCGCCGTTCGGGCCGTATTGGTCGGTGACGCGCTACGACGACATTTTTGCAGTCGAGCTCGATCACGAGAATTATTCGTCGAGTTCGGAGCTCGGCGGTATTCAGGTGGCCGACCAGCCCAAGGGCCGGGAGATCTCCAATTTCATCCGGATGGACCCGCCCGGTCACACCGCGCAGCGACGCACCGTCGCGCCGATCGTGGCGCCGTCGAATCTCGCCAATTTCGAGCCGCTGATCCGCAAGCGGACCTCGGACGTGCTGGATGCGCTGCCGCGCAACGAGACCTTCGACTGGGTCGAGCGGGTCTCGACCGATCTCACCAACATGATGCTGGCGACGCTGTTCGATTTTCCCTGGGAAGATCGCATGAAGCTGACCTGGTGGTCGGATGTCGCGATCGCCAATGTCGATTCGCCTGATGCCGTGGTGCATTCGGAAGCCGAGCGTTACGATGAACTGGCCAGGATGGGAGAGTATTTCCGGAAATTGTGGGACGCGCGTGCCGAGGCGTCGCCGACCTTCGACCTGATCTCGATGCTGGCGCATTCGGAGGCGACACGAAACCTGCAACCGCGCGAATTCATCGGCACGATGGCGCTTCTGATCGTCGGCGGCAACGACACCACGCGCAATTCGATGAGCGGCGGGTTGATGGCGCTTTGCGAGAATCCCGAGCAGTTCGAACTGGTCCGCGCCCGGCGCGAATTGATCCCGAACCTCGTCTCCGAAATCATCCGCTACCACACGCCGGTGCTGCACATGCGCCGCACCGCGCGCAACGACGTCAAACTCGCCGGCCGCAGTATCGCCAAGGGCGAGAAGGTCGTGATGTGGTACATCTCCGGCAACCGCGACGAGAGCAAGATCGACCGCGCCGACGAATTCATCATCGACCGCCCCAAGCCGCGCCAGCATCTTTCCTTTGGCGCCGGCATCCACCGCTGCGTCGGCGACCGCCTCGCCGAACAGCAAATCCGCATCCTCTGGGAGGAAATATTGGCAAGAGACCTTCGTTTTGAAATCATGGGCTCGCCGCAGCGTCTCTATTCAAATTTCATCCGCGGCATCCGCTCGCTGCCGGTGAGGATTGTGAATTGATGATTTACGTCGTCATTCCGGGATGGTCCGAAGGACCAGACCCGGAATCTCGAGATTCCGGGTTCGCTTCGCGCCCCGGAATGACGGAATGAAAGCCTGAGGAAAAATAATGAAGAACGATCCCGTTGACGTCCTCATCATCGGCGCCGGCGCATCCGGTGCGGCGGTGGCGTGGAGTCTCGCCGAAACCAAGATGCACATCCTCTGCCTCGATCAGGGCGGCTGGATGAAACCGTCGGAATATCCGAGCACCGGGCGCGACTGGGAGGCAAAATTCTACGGCGAGTGGTCGACCAGTCCGAACATCCGCGGCCGGCCGGAGGACTATCCGATCAACGACGACAACTCGCCGATCAAGGTCGTGAACTTCAACGGCGTCGGCGGCTCGACGGTGATGTACACCGCGCACTGGCCGCGGCTGCATCCGTCCGACTTCAAGGTGAAGACGCTGGATGGCGTCGCCGATGACTGGCCGATCGATTACGACGCACTCACCCCGTTCTTCGAAGAGAACGACCGGATGATGGGCGTCTCGGGCCTGTCGGGTGATCCGCTGTCGCCGTTGACGCACCCGCCGATGCCGCCGCAGCCGCTCGGGCTCTCCGGCCCGCTGATCGGCAAGGCCATGAACAAGCTCGGCTGGCACTGGTGGCCGTCGGACACGACCGTGGCGACGATGGATTACGAGGGCAGGGCGCGCTGCATCAATCTCGGCCATTGCACGCCGGCCTGCGCGCAGGGCGCAAAGGCCTCGACCGACATCACCTATTGGCCGCAGGCGATCCGCGCCGGCGTCGAGCTCAAGACGCATTGCCGCGTGCGTGAGATCCTGACCAACGAGCACGGTATGGCTTCCGGCGTCGTCTACTACGACCAGGATGGCGTCGAGCAGTTTCAGCCGGCCGAGGTCGTCATAATCGCCTGCAACGGCGTCGGCACGCCGCGGCTGCTGTTGAACTCGGTGTCCGGCCGCTTCCCGAACGGGCTTGCCAACTCATCCGGCCTGGTCGGCAAGAACCTGATGTTCCATCCCTATGCGCAGATCTATGGCTTCGTGAAGGAGCCGACCGACTCCAACCGCGCGCCGCCGACCTGCCTCTGGAGCAAGGAATTTTACGACACCGATCTCTCGCGCGGTTTTGTTCGCGGTTACGGCATCCAGTTCGGCCGTGGCGCCGGGCCGGTGTTCGAAGCTGTTGCGAGCGAGCAGAAGGGTATTCTGCCGTGGGGCGCAGATCATCACCGCGTGTTCCGCAAGCTGAATGGCCATCGGCTCGCGGTATCAGCGATCTGCGAGGATCTGCCCGAGGAGCACAACCGCGTCACGCTTGATCCTGTTCTGAAAGACAGCCACGGCATCCCCGCGCCGAAGATCGATTATACGATCAGCGAAAACAGCCGGAAGATGATGGACCATGGGCTGGCGCGGGGCCGGGAGATTCTCGAAGCCGCTGATGCCACCGATATCTGCATCAACAATCCGATTCCCTGGGGCGGCTGGCACCTGCAGGGCACCGCGCGGATGGGCACCGATCCGGCGCGCTCGGTGGTCAATGAATGGGGGCGGTCGCACGACGTCAAAAACCTTTTCATCGTCGACGGCAGCGTGTTCGTCACCTCCGGCGGCGTCAATCCGACCTCGACCATCCAGGCGATTGCGCTCTACGTCGCCGACCAAATGAAGCAACGCCTTGCCAACCTCTTCGATTGAGACCGCCATGCTCGCAACATATGAACTGACTTCGGCCCAGCGCGACGATCTCCGTACCGTCGCTGCGATGATCATCCCCGCCAGCGATGAGTACAAGGTGCCCGGCGCTGACGATCCCACGATCCAGGCCGACATGCTGGCGACGCTCGGCCGCGACACCGCGCTGGTCGCGCAAGCGCTCGATCATCTTGCGCGCCTCGCCGGCCAACCGCTGGCCGAACTCGATGCGGCCAGGCGCGATGCCGTCGCGACCGAGTTCCGCGCTACCGGCGGCGCTGCGGCGGCAACGCTCGTCCGCGTCGTGCTGCAATGCTATTACCGCGACGACCGTGTGCTGCGCTCGCTCGGGCTGGAGCTGCGCGCGCCGTTCCCGAAGGGCTACACGCTGGAGCAGGGCAACTGGGCGCTGCTCGATCCCGTCAAGGCGCGCGCAGGGAAGCTGAGGCGGGCGCCTAAAGCATGATGGAATTAGATTGAATCGCGACCACGAAGGAGGTGCGCTCCCTCTCCCGCTTGCGGGGGAGGGCTGGGGTGGGGGTGCCTCCGCGGGCGATACTGCCCGAGTGGAGAGAGCCCCCACCCGACACTTCGCGCCGACCTCCCCCGCAAGCGGGAGAGGTAAAGCCCTCTGCGGCGAACATGGTCTAACCCAAAGATCATCATGCTCTAGCAGGCCAGCCCTGCGCCCGTCGCAGACACCTTGCGCAAGCGGTTCCCGGCCACCATCTGAGGAAGCCGAAGGAATCTCGCCATGCTGGATTTTACCTCAGATATCGCCGATGACGGGCTGTCATCGCGGACGGCCGAGCCTGCCCGCGATAACGACCGGGTTCTGCTCGATGCCTATTCCAATGCTGTGATCGACGTGACCGAACGCGTTGGTCCCGCGGTCGTGCGCGTCGAAACCGGGCCGAAGGTGCGCAGCGCGCGCGAGCGCGGCGGGCTTGGCTCCGGCATCGTCATCTCGCCCGATGGCCTCGTGCTGACCAACAGCCATGTGGTCGGTTCATCGAAAGAGATCCGCCTGCGCGATACCGAAGGCTTCGTCACCGACGCGCATGTGCTCGGCGTCGATCCCGACACCGATCTGGCGCTGTTGCGCGCCGATGGCGCGCGCGATCTGCGCTACGCCTCACTCGGCAATTCCAAGAGCCTGCGCCGCGGCCAGCTCGTGGTCGCGATCGGCAATCCGCTCGGTTTCGAATCGACGGTCACCGCCGGCGTCGTGTCGGCGCTCGGCCGCTCGATCCGCTCGGTGAGCGGGCGGACCATCGAGGACGTGATCCAGACCGACGCCGCGCTCAATCCCGGCAATTCCGGCGGGCCGCTGGTGTCGTCGGCATCGGAGGTGATCGGCATCAACACCGCGATCATCAATGGCGCGCAGGGCATCTGCTTTGCGGTCGCCAGCAACACTGCGCAGTTCGTGCTGTCCGAGATCATCCGCCACGGCTACGTCCGGCGCGCCTATATCGGCGTCGCCGGCCAGACCGCGCCGATCCCGCGGCGTCATGCCGTGGTCGCCGGTGTCGACAACAAGATGGGCGCATTGCTGGCGCAGATCGAGCCGGACAGTCCGGCCGCGCAGGCGGGGTTGCTGCCCGGCGATGTCGTGATCAAGCTCGACGGCGTCGAGATCAACGGCGTCGACGATCTGATCCGCGCCCTCGACCGCGACCGCATCGGCCGCACGCTCGCGATGGATGTGTTGCGGATGGGACGGTTGCGCGGGGTCGATATTCATCCGGTCGAGCGGAAGCCGGCTGCGAGGCAGTAGTTATTGCCGCAACGCCGCCAGCAACTCGTCGGGCGCCTCAGTCATGATCATGTGGCCGGCGCCCGGCACAATCACGGTGCGTGAATTCGGCGTCGCCGCCGCGAGCGTCTTGCCGGCCTTCGCAGGCGTCATCATGTCGCGCTCGCCGAGAATGAAGGTCGCGGGCACCTTGACTTGCGCTGCGGCCGCAAGCGCGTTCTGATAAGTGTTGCAGGCGTTGAGATCGCTGTACAGCACGCCCGGCCGGGTCTGCTGCAGCACGCGCTGCGCGCCCTGATGCATCCACAGTCCCGGCGCGAGGCTGCCGCCGAGTTCGGCCTTGAAGCCGAGGCCCCAGATCGAGACCATGTCGATGGCATCGGGATTGTTGACCTCGGCGGCCTTGAGCAGGTCGGGGCCGACGGTCATCGTCGCGGCAGTTCCGATCAGGCTCAGGCCGGACACCTTGTCGGGATGTCGCGCGGACATCTCCAGTGCGATCAACGAGCCCATCGAGTGCCCGATCAGCTTCGCCTTCGGCGCACCGGCGGCATCGAGCAGCGCGGCGGTCCAGTCGGCCATGTCGGCGATGGTTGGCAGCGGGCTGCCGCCCGAGCGGCCGTGTCCGGGCAGATCGGGCGCGAGCACCGAATAGTCATGATGTGCGAACCAGCGGCTGTGCAGCGCCCAGGTCGAACGATCGAAGCCGGCGCCATGTAGCATCACGACCGCAGGCAGCGACGGATCGAACGGACGGCCGCCGGTCGCAACGAACGTATCAACGCCATTGACGGAGAGCTGCATGGTTCAAACCTTCTGCGATGCGCGGAGCGCCTGGCCGAGATCGTCGATGATGTCGGACACGGTTTCGATGCCGACCGACAGCCGCACCAGCTCCTCGCCGATTCCTGCAGCCTTGAGCTGGTCTGCATCCATCTGTTGATGCGTGGTGCTGGCGGGATGGATCACCAGTGTCTTGGCGTCGCCGACATTGGCGAGGTGGCTGATCATCCTGAGCGACTCGATGAATTTCTTGCCCGCCGCCCGGCCGCCCTTGATGCCGAAAGAGACGATCGAGCCCGCGCCGCGTGGCAACAGCCGCTTCGCGAGCTGATGGTCGGGATGATTCTCCAGCGCCGGATGCAGCACCCAGTCGACCGCCTTGTTGGCGGTCAGCGCTTCCAGCACCGCAAGCGTGTTGCTCATGTGGCGCTCCATGCGCACGCCCAGAGTCTCCACGCCCTGCAGCAGTTGGAACGCATTGGTCGGCGACAGGCAGGCGCCGAAGTCGCGCAGGCCCTCGGTACGGGCGCGCATGATGAAGGCCGCCTGTCCGAACTGCTCGTCGAAAACGATGCCATGATAGCCGGCATAGGGCTCGGTGAGCTGCGGAAACTTGCCGGAAGCATGCCAGTCGAAGTGCCCGCCATCGACGATGACGCCGCCGATCGCGATGCCGTGGCCGCCGATCCATTTGGTCGCCGAGTTCATCACGATATCGGCGCCGAGTTCGATCGGGCGGCTGAGGAAGGGCGTCGCAAAGGTGTTGTCGATCAGAAGCGGAATCTTGGCGTCATGCGCGATCTGCGCGACTTCCGGAATGTCGAGGACTTCCATCCCGGGATTGCCGATGGTCTCGCCGATGATGAGCCGCGTGTTCGGCTTGATCGCGGCACGAAATTCGTCGAGCGCGCGTGGCTTGACGAAGGTGGTCGTGATGCCGAAGCGCGGCAGCGTGTGCGCCAAGAGATTGATCGTGCCGCCATAGAGCGAGGAGGAGGCGACGATGTGGTCGCCGGCGTTGAGGATGGTTGCGATCGCCAGATGCAGCGCGGCCATGCCGCTCGCCGTGCAGATCGCGCCGACGCCGGCTTCCAGCGCGGCCAACCGCTCTTCGAGGACGGCGGTCGTCGGATTGGAGATGCGGGTATAGATGTGGCCGGCGCGCTCCAGGTTGAACAGCGCCGCGGCGTGGTCGGAATCCTGGAACACGTAGGACGTGGTCTGGTAGACCGGAACGGCGCGGGCGCCGGTTGCGGGGTCCGGGCGCTGGCCGGCATGCAGGCTCAGGGTTTCAAAGGCAGGCGGCTTGGGTGCGGGCATGCGGGGCTCGTCAGATCATTGGTGGCGGGAAGGTATTCGATAGCTCAGACGTGCACGGCTGTGCGGACGCGGCCGGCATTGCCGAACACGCGCAAGTAACGTTCGATCTCGGACGGCGTGCCGGTGGCCTTTTCGGGATTGTCTGAGAGCTTGACCGCCGGCCGTCCATCGACCGACGTCACCTTGCAGACCAGCGAGATCGGGTCGAGATCGGCGGAACCATCGGGTGCGCAGCCGACGAAATCATTGGTGAGGTTGGTGCCC encodes the following:
- a CDS encoding flavin-containing monooxygenase, which gives rise to MAQTINTGATPIPDFDAIIIGAGMSGLYQLYRLRERGLRVRVFEAGTEVGGTWYWNRYPGARFDSESYSYGYSFSKELLQEWEWSEHFAGQPETLRYLNHVADKFDLRRDIQLRSRVTTAVYAEETQSWTITLEDGARHSARFLITAIGPLSTPTLPRIEGRDDFRGASFHTARWPKQPVDFSGKRVAVIGTGATGVQTIQTIAGQVGHLTVFQRTPNWCAPLHNGKIDAETQAKIKAGYPEMFARCKETFACFLHTPDPRGAFEVSDEEREAFYEKLYGERGFGIWQGNFRDILIDRKANATISDFVARKIRQRVKNQAVAEKLIPRNHGFGTRRLPLETFYYEVYNQDNVELVDINETPIERITPDGIRTSDREYEFDIIIYATGFDAITGSFDKIDFRGADGARLKDKWKRGPETYLGIMVHEFPNMLMLMGPHTALGNIPRSIEYSVDWVTGLIVFATEKGLTRLEATPEGVKSWTDHVKALGEGLLSNEVNSWMTGINSNVEGKQTRIVARYSGSAPAYRARCDEVAAKGYDELRLG
- a CDS encoding carboxyl transferase domain-containing protein; protein product: MSFHKLLIANRGEIAIRIARAAGDAGLATVAIHSADDAQSLHIRAADAACEIPGRGARAYLDIEAVIAAAKATGCDAIHPGYGFLSENAALARRCIEETIVFVGPSPEALELFGDKAQAKALARQCGVPVIEGTSGPTSLEEAKAFLQSLGAGGAVMIKAIAGGGGRGMRIVDDPARLEEAYVRCQSEAKAAFGSDGVYVERLIRNARHIEVQIICDHHGAISHLWERECTIQRRNQKLIEVAPSPSLNDALRTRIIDAAKDLAAAANYDNLGTFEFLVDNDARGSDKAFAFIEANPRLQVEHTVTEEVLGLDLVQSQLAVAAGATLGSLGLAQGYIPRPRGFAMQLRVNMEAMDETGGTKPTGGRLDVFDLPSGPGVRVDTFGYSGYRTSAAFDSLLAKVIVHSPGGNWTDVVHKATRTLREFRIDGVATNIPFLAAILAHPDFAENRLSTGFIDKHVAALVGEANTTAETELVESGSAADDETLAAAVAASATGPAGSVAVPAPLQGTIVAVDVEEGDLVRPGQQIAVLESMKMEHLVTAPHGGRVLQIAAGAGVTLMQDEAILYLEPAELDAHDIAEDEDFDLDHIRPDLAELIERHAITLDENRPASVERRRKTDQRTARENVAHLVDEGSFVEYGSLAIAAQRRRRTVDDLIRNTPADGLISGVATVNAEKFGADAARCMVIAYDYTVLAGTQGHMNHKKIDRMLSLAEQWRLPLVFYAEGGGGRPGDTDRLGMTGLDGPSFVQFAKLSGLVPVIGIVSGYCFAGNAAMLGCCDVIIATNNASIGMGGPAMIEGGGLGVYHPAEVGPVSFQSPNGVIDILVEDEAEATSAAQKYLSYFQGAVADWKAPDQRLLRRAIPENRLRVYDIRNVIDLLADEGSVLEIRRDFGVGMITAFIRIEGRPFGLIANNPKHLGGAIDAPAGDKAARFMQLCDAFDIPIVSLCDTPGFMVGPEAEKTAIVRHVARMFVTGASLTVPLFGIVLRKGYGLGAQSMIGGGFHASFFTVAWPTGEFGGMGLEGYVRLGFRKEMEAIEDPAEREDYYKSKVAELYANGKAVSIASVLEIDEVIDPADTRQWIMAGLRSVPKPDSRAAKKRPCIDAW
- a CDS encoding IS110 family transposase, whose protein sequence is MQASTVATPTAGHIGTIFVAIELSQRSWRVALHSPDKDKISHHKLEGGDHAELLALVGRVRERAARALGGVPAVASCYEAGHDGFWLHRLLLAAGITNYVFDPASIAVDQRARRVKTDRIDGERMLRTLMAYLRGEPRVVRIVRVPAAEQEDARRGSRERDRLIKEQTAHTNRIKALLRLRGMAVGNPRRRDWLSWLATQRDWQGQAVPPRMLSEIRHEHARLMLVRDRLDALAQEAAAAEPMPAEAEMTRRSELLRRLKCLGPAFATTLTSEVFYKDFRNRREVGSYFGLTPSPWRSGGIDRDQGISKAGNPRARCAAIELAWLWLRHQPDSKLTLEYRKRTLDAGKRIKRVAIVALARKLMVALWRYLTTGLVPEGAVLKAVKI